Part of the Parambassis ranga chromosome 16, fParRan2.1, whole genome shotgun sequence genome, ACTGACACATTTGGAGTGTGGACAAGCGTGGAATCACGGTctgtgtgcgcgtgcatgtgcgTCTGTCGTTAGTAGCCAATTCCCCTAAGAGGACTTGCTGGTGCACACCTGGAATTCATATCAGCACGTTGCGCAGAAGGACAGATATGATTGCGGCAAACAATGCTggcctttctctctccctctccctctctctctgtgtgtgtgtcaattcAACTGCTTAGGGAGGTTATTGAAATAGTCAAATGGCACTATTATTCTGGACATAAGCACATTAGCACGGGGAGCGCAGATTCCAACCTCCCCAAATGACGCACCATGTAGCGCAGAACTCTTAGCTATGTATCTAGCAATCTGTGTAACTGTGGGGCAtggggaagagaaggagaggtcCAATAACAAAGGCAGAGCAGCGATATGATAAGTTGTCACTGTGCACAATAAGAGGACAGGCTTTTTGTACATGTAACACCTGAATGCTTTTGATGTGCCTGTATAGAGGGAGGTGTAAGACAAGTATTCATTGAGGGTGAGCTGAAACATGAATGTGGTATGTCAGACAAAGAGGACTAGCTGCTGCTCCCCACCTTCACAGGGTGGGTGAAATGCAGCTGGACACAGACTGTCAGCACCCACTACCCTAttacctccatccatccatcttctcgTCTTTTACGCACTctcttctccccccccccccccccctcttcccttCCTCTCCCCTGTGTCCCAAATGCTTCCTCTACCCTCTGCTCTTTGACCTCTGACTCCGACCgtctgtctgttttgttgtcCACGTCCCCAGCAGTCAGGTCTGTGTGAATTTAAGAATTTTGGTTTACaggtttggaaaaaaaatctgttgagGTAATTTCTAACCTTTAACAACTAGGAGATACTTGAGAAGCTTCGGCCCCCGTCTGTGGCTCCCAAATGGTCCAAAGGCCAGCACTTGACCCTTTGAGTCTGAGCCAACAGACTGGTGGAAGACCCATTTTCAGTGCCAGTCTTTGTATTCTTTACCATGTATGAGCCAGTCAAACAGACAACTGAGACATTTAAAGGCCAGAAGTGTATCCAatttacagttaaaaaaaatgaccttaATCAGTTTATCATGTTGCACTACACCATACTTTAACAATAATGCTGACCTGTCAAAGTTGCATCCTCTGTGGAATGGATTgttgtgtctgcacacacaatGACAATGCACATTGAGTACAGTACATACAGAGCATACAGTGCATAGGCTGGACACCTTGATGCATGCTGAATGACTGTGCATTTCCCTGTGTATATATTTACACTTGGTGACAGGTGGGAATGTGTGTGAGGTGAGAAGTGTGAAACCCAACTcgacggcacacacacacacacacactctgttccCCTCAGACTTGGACAGAGAccttcacacaccacacacagactacTGCCCCTCGTCTGTCTGGCTCCCCCCTTCTTCCTTATCCTTCCACACTAGTCTGCTCCTCGGTCCATCTCTTGTCCAAAGCCTATCatcagttttctctcttctGATTTTTCAGATCTGATAAGCTCTATCGGCTCTCCTTAATTCAAAACCCTTCTTAATGCTGACAAAATCCATCCTCAACACAGGGGTTAAATCTGACGAAAAACCCTGcttttacacagacacacaggtaatCAATACATCACATATGGCACGAGTAGCCTTTGTGCCCGAAACAAGGAGAAACATCCGTTACACAAAGTATAAATCACTGCaacagtgtttgaatgtgtgtttgcatgtgtgtagagaAAACGAAGTCTGGGGGGGGGAATGCAGATGTACGGACATGCTTTGTGATATGACCTTATTGTTTCCTCTGCCTTCATCAATGGACAGAGCTGTCTGCTCCCTTTAACCCCACAACACACCAAGTAGCAACAGCACAACACGCAAACACATCACATGTTAGATTATGTGGGTCTTCCATAAATATGtgacatgaaaacaaacctCTGAACTGATCTTTACCCCTTTCCACTGAAATACGAATCATTCCAGTGAAAACAGTACATATTATGGACTACAATATATTGTGGGTTGCTAACTTGTGTGTGAATcacatgttcttgtttttttaggtGTAAATGTGATGCTGCGCAAGATTGCTGTGAAGGCTGCCTCCAAGCCACTAGTGGAGATCACGCAGGACGGAGAGACGCTGTCTATTAAAACCTCCACCACAGTCCGCACCACCCACATCACCTTCACAGTGGGGCAGGAATTCAACGAGAGCACAGTGGACGGACGTCCCTGCACGGTACACAACACATGGACATAAATACAATGCTAAATGTTCCCTCTGTTTGgttttctctgcacacacacacacccagcatacagtacacacagatGTAATGGGCCTATTGGGAGGGAGCTGTCCAGATTACATCAATCTATTTAATTTGgcttttcatcatatttagactgatcCCCCTCCCTTGGTCTCTGTAGGCCTGTCATGCTGCAACTCCTTCATACTCCTTTCAACCTCCCGTCTCCCCTCCATTCCCCCTTCCTGCCCTTTCTTGCCCTCCGTCCCTCCCTAATTCTCCCTGTTCCTCTCCCCGTTTTCCCATAGATGGCCTCTGTTTGGCCGTCTCCAAAGCAAACACATGCAACAAGCCAGTGCTTCACTTCACTAACGATGAGCGCATCACAACTTATCACCTCTCAGTGATCACCCTGCTCCTGTGGTTTCTCTCCATTAGACACTCCCTCATTATGTCCCTTTCCCCGTTAAATGCATCATTAGTTATGGTGTTATAAATGTCCAAGGAATAATGTATTTGTTCCcttcttttatttctgtctctAGAGTTTTCCACATTGGGAAACAGACAATAAGATCAGCTGTGAGCAGACTCTCCAGAAGGGAGAGGGGCCTAAGACATCCTGGACCCGAGAAATCACCAGTGATGGCAAACTGATCCTGGTAAGACACAAAAACTATTCACAAGAGATCACATTTCAGCAAGGTTGCACACACTGTGTAAAATATTTAGACTTTTTTCAAAGCAAAATAAATCTTataaaacaatgtgtttttttccaacaaCACATAAAAGAATGAATAGGTTCAACAGTCTCATTAAAATTCGACCACAACCATAGTTTTACTGCTAACACGAGCTTAATTTCAACTCGTTAGTTGACTTCATTAGTTCCCAGTGCTGCCAACCCCATAGCCTAGTCTTCAACAACAAACAGTTTACTTCGTTGTCGTGGAGATAGGTTAGCAGACATCATGACCTCAGTGTGAGACTTGAGTCACGCTACATCTGATGCTGATAGAGCAGATTtgttgagaaaaaaataatgaggcACTTTTAGTAAGATTTAAAGCAGAAAGCAGCCTAAGGCTTGTTGCAGTTTGAATTATGCGGACGTTTAATGTGTCATCTTCACTCACTTGTCTTGAACAGATCTTGGTTTGACTTTTATTGGGACACTATTTGTAACAGTAAATTGCACTGT contains:
- the crabp2a gene encoding cellular retinoic acid-binding protein 2a, with the protein product MERKIPDFAGTWEMKSSENFEELLKTLGVNVMLRKIAVKAASKPLVEITQDGETLSIKTSTTVRTTHITFTVGQEFNESTVDGRPCTSFPHWETDNKISCEQTLQKGEGPKTSWTREITSDGKLILTMKADDVVCTRIYERQ